A single genomic interval of Clostridium facile harbors:
- a CDS encoding ABC-F family ATP-binding cassette domain-containing protein, which translates to MVLLTLDQITKSYTEKKLLNQISFTLNEGDKVGVIGINGTGKSTLLKIVAGIEQPDQGKVVKSNSVRIGYLPQNPVFTPGNTVLEQVLDGISNQLDTKEYEAKAMLQKLGIADDTQLVDELSGGQKKRVAIAAALLHPCEVLVMDEPTNHLDHKMVTWLEEYLKKYRGALLMVTHDRYFLDRVTNQILEIDRGSIYQYETNYSGFVQRKAEREEMEAASERKRRSLLKKELAWMQQGPKARGTKSRYRIERYEELSSQQGNLPEQQLELNSLASRLGKKIVELENISKSYDGQLYINQFSYNLLRNSRIGIVGPNGCGKSTLLKIICGKIQPDSGIVHIGETVKFGYFSQECDEMDLSMRVIDYIKEVAERIQTPDGVLTASQLLEKFLFSGDLQWNTIGRLSGGERRRLFLCRILMNAPNVLLLDEPTNDLDIQTMVVLEDYLECFDGAVIAVSHDRYFLDKMADFIFAYQPGGIIRQYVGGYTDYEQQINSEELSSKPVQSNGKSVKNIRPKKQDMPKTKFSYKEQYDYDHIDGEIEALEQKLAEVAHLIEEQSSDYSKLQELLEEQEQLNEKLEEKTERWIYLNELAEQIENAKKS; encoded by the coding sequence ATGGTATTGCTAACATTAGATCAGATAACAAAATCTTATACAGAAAAAAAGCTATTGAATCAAATCAGTTTTACCTTAAACGAAGGGGATAAAGTAGGAGTTATTGGAATTAATGGTACGGGAAAATCCACCCTGTTAAAAATAGTTGCTGGGATTGAACAGCCGGATCAGGGAAAAGTGGTAAAAAGCAATTCGGTACGGATTGGGTACCTGCCACAAAACCCTGTGTTCACCCCTGGAAACACTGTTTTAGAGCAGGTATTAGATGGAATATCAAACCAGTTGGATACCAAAGAATATGAAGCAAAGGCGATGCTGCAGAAATTAGGGATTGCAGACGATACCCAGTTAGTGGATGAACTATCTGGTGGGCAGAAAAAGCGAGTAGCAATTGCGGCTGCACTGCTCCATCCCTGTGAAGTCCTAGTAATGGATGAACCTACTAACCATTTAGACCATAAAATGGTAACTTGGCTGGAAGAGTATTTGAAAAAATATCGTGGAGCATTGTTGATGGTAACCCATGACCGCTATTTTCTAGACCGTGTTACCAATCAAATTTTAGAAATTGACCGTGGCTCTATTTACCAATATGAAACCAATTATTCTGGTTTTGTACAGCGAAAAGCAGAACGTGAAGAAATGGAAGCTGCTTCGGAACGCAAACGGCGTTCTCTATTAAAGAAAGAGTTAGCTTGGATGCAGCAGGGACCAAAAGCACGAGGTACCAAAAGTAGATACCGAATTGAGCGATATGAAGAATTAAGCAGCCAACAAGGAAATCTACCAGAACAACAGTTAGAATTAAATTCATTGGCATCTCGCTTAGGAAAAAAGATTGTAGAACTAGAGAATATTTCAAAATCCTATGATGGACAGCTTTATATTAACCAGTTTAGTTACAATTTGTTGCGCAATAGCAGGATAGGAATTGTCGGCCCCAATGGATGTGGAAAATCCACATTGCTAAAGATTATTTGTGGAAAAATCCAGCCGGATTCTGGAATAGTACATATCGGAGAAACGGTTAAATTTGGATATTTTTCTCAGGAATGTGATGAAATGGATCTTTCCATGCGGGTGATTGATTATATCAAGGAAGTGGCAGAAAGGATTCAAACTCCAGATGGTGTTTTGACTGCTAGCCAGTTATTGGAGAAATTTTTGTTCTCTGGGGATTTGCAATGGAATACGATTGGAAGATTATCCGGAGGGGAACGGCGGCGGCTATTTCTTTGCCGCATTTTGATGAATGCTCCTAATGTACTTTTATTGGACGAGCCTACCAATGATTTAGACATCCAAACCATGGTGGTGTTGGAGGATTATCTAGAATGTTTTGATGGTGCTGTAATTGCGGTTTCCCATGACCGTTACTTTTTAGATAAGATGGCAGATTTTATTTTTGCTTATCAACCAGGTGGGATTATCCGGCAATATGTAGGCGGTTATACTGATTATGAACAGCAGATAAATTCAGAAGAACTATCTTCTAAACCAGTTCAATCCAATGGAAAAAGTGTAAAAAATATACGGCCTAAAAAGCAGGATATGCCAAAAACAAAATTTAGTTACAAAGAACAGTATGACTATGACCACATTGACGGTGAAATTGAAGCATTAGAACAAAAGTTGGCAGAAGTTGCCCATCTGATTGAGGAACAGTCCAGCGATTATAGTAAGCTACAAGAATTGTTGGAAGAACAAGAACAATTAAATGAAAAACTGGAAGAAAAAACAGAACGCTGGATCTATTTGAACGAGCTGGCGGAACAAATAGAAAATGCGAAAAAATCATGA
- a CDS encoding glutamate synthase subunit beta gives MGKATGFLEYNRHETPVRDPLERIQDFDEFHGMLSEEDRKEQGARCMNCGVPFCQSGMMLHGMATGCPLHNLIPEWNDEVYHGNMWHALSRLLKTNNFPEFTGRVCPALCEVACLCGVNNSPVTIKDSELAIIEAGFAKGYMQPQIPEMRTDKKVAVVGSGPSGLACADMLNKRGHHVTVYEKHDRVGGLLMYGIPNMKLDKRIIDRRINLMKEEGVRFITNVNVGKDIPSDVLQEQFDAVILCCGAERPRDIQAEGRENTKGIYFAVDFLTQNTKSYLDSNFKDGKFINAKDKNVVIVGGGDTGNDCVGTVIRHGCKSVVQLELMPKAPDTRSDDNPWPEYPKICKVDYGQEEAIAVFGKDPRRYSTTINRVFYNEDKMITSIETIRMAFDKQHRYLPVPGTEEIIDCDLLIIAAGFTGCDQYIAKAFQLELSPRNTVKTEDGKYATNIPGVFTAGDMRRGQSLVVWAIEEGRACAKEVDDFLDGYSNM, from the coding sequence ATGGGAAAAGCAACAGGTTTTTTAGAATATAACAGGCATGAAACACCCGTGCGGGACCCACTGGAGCGCATTCAGGATTTTGATGAGTTTCATGGCATGCTATCCGAGGAAGATAGGAAGGAACAAGGCGCCCGCTGTATGAACTGTGGTGTACCATTTTGCCAGTCGGGCATGATGCTCCATGGTATGGCTACTGGCTGTCCACTGCATAATTTGATTCCGGAATGGAATGACGAGGTATATCACGGCAATATGTGGCATGCTTTATCCCGCCTTTTAAAAACAAACAATTTTCCTGAATTTACAGGCAGGGTTTGCCCCGCTTTGTGTGAAGTAGCCTGCCTCTGCGGGGTAAACAATTCCCCTGTTACCATCAAGGATAGTGAGCTGGCTATTATTGAAGCTGGCTTTGCAAAGGGATATATGCAGCCGCAAATCCCTGAAATGCGAACTGATAAAAAGGTAGCAGTGGTGGGCTCCGGTCCATCAGGTCTCGCTTGCGCGGATATGTTGAACAAAAGGGGGCACCATGTTACCGTTTACGAAAAACACGACCGTGTTGGTGGCCTACTCATGTACGGGATTCCAAATATGAAATTAGATAAAAGGATTATTGACCGCCGTATCAATCTAATGAAAGAGGAAGGCGTCCGATTTATTACCAATGTAAATGTAGGAAAAGATATTCCATCCGATGTATTGCAGGAACAATTTGACGCAGTCATCCTATGTTGTGGTGCGGAACGACCCCGGGACATCCAAGCGGAAGGACGGGAGAATACCAAAGGAATCTATTTTGCGGTGGATTTTTTAACCCAAAACACAAAAAGCTACCTAGATTCCAATTTCAAAGACGGAAAATTCATTAATGCCAAAGACAAAAATGTAGTAATCGTAGGTGGTGGTGACACAGGAAATGACTGTGTAGGAACTGTCATACGCCATGGATGTAAATCGGTTGTCCAATTGGAACTGATGCCAAAAGCGCCTGACACACGAAGCGACGACAATCCTTGGCCTGAATACCCTAAAATATGTAAAGTGGATTATGGCCAAGAAGAAGCTATTGCCGTATTTGGAAAAGATCCCAGACGCTATAGTACTACCATTAATCGGGTATTTTATAATGAGGATAAAATGATTACTTCTATTGAAACCATTCGCATGGCTTTTGATAAACAACATCGTTATCTTCCCGTTCCTGGAACGGAAGAAATCATTGATTGTGATTTACTGATTATCGCAGCAGGATTTACCGGCTGTGACCAGTACATCGCTAAAGCATTTCAACTGGAATTATCCCCACGTAATACAGTAAAGACAGAGGATGGAAAATATGCTACCAATATTCCTGGTGTTTTTACTGCTGGAGATATGCGCCGTGGCCAGTCTTTAGTCGTGTGGGCAATTGAGGAAGGGAGAGCATGCGCAAAAGAAGTGGATGATTTCCTGGACGGATACTCCAATATGTAG
- a CDS encoding M23 family metallopeptidase: protein MNWKQKLFGSVCILLVAAIGCNFIGAVQKYTSSQSLVQAADGKPIQWVTFDPPYSALVKAMNYDIESQSQEIQIDWVDLLAYLSASYWGEWKKYKAKDMEETVEKLKSGVKIEELAADYQYFSYYQQAYTAVLGGMVGEYQIGNGETDASGNPIMETKYGLKAYSPIAYGYSFSHYDDFGNSRNYGYKRKHLGNDLLASIGTPIVAVESGIITHIGWNQYGGWRIGIRSLDGKRYYYYAHLRKDHPFRQDLTEGTLVEAGDLIGYVGMTGYSTKENVNGMQVPHLHFGMQLIFDPSQEEGEHEIWIDVYEIIKLLEKHKSPLLQQEGQSDYIRKYEFVDPTVEEYVRKGSDITPQPSN from the coding sequence GTGAATTGGAAACAGAAATTATTTGGTTCGGTTTGTATTCTCTTAGTAGCTGCAATCGGATGCAATTTTATTGGAGCTGTTCAGAAATATACATCTTCCCAGTCGTTGGTGCAGGCAGCAGATGGAAAACCAATCCAGTGGGTAACATTTGATCCCCCTTATTCTGCATTAGTAAAAGCAATGAACTATGATATAGAGAGCCAGTCTCAAGAAATCCAAATTGACTGGGTGGATCTGCTTGCTTATTTATCCGCCAGTTATTGGGGGGAATGGAAAAAGTATAAGGCAAAAGATATGGAGGAAACAGTAGAAAAATTAAAGTCAGGTGTAAAAATAGAAGAACTAGCAGCTGATTATCAATATTTTTCTTATTATCAACAAGCTTATACCGCTGTACTTGGCGGGATGGTAGGGGAATATCAAATTGGAAATGGAGAAACCGATGCTTCTGGTAACCCTATTATGGAAACAAAATATGGATTAAAGGCATATTCCCCAATTGCATATGGATATTCTTTTAGCCATTATGATGATTTTGGAAATTCCCGAAACTATGGATATAAACGAAAGCATCTTGGAAACGATCTGCTTGCTTCAATTGGAACGCCAATTGTCGCAGTAGAAAGTGGGATTATTACCCATATAGGTTGGAACCAATACGGTGGATGGAGAATTGGCATCCGAAGTTTAGATGGAAAGCGGTATTACTACTACGCTCACTTGAGAAAAGACCATCCCTTTCGGCAAGACTTGACAGAAGGTACCTTAGTGGAAGCCGGTGATTTGATTGGTTATGTTGGAATGACTGGATATAGCACGAAAGAGAATGTGAACGGGATGCAAGTACCACATTTGCATTTTGGCATGCAGTTGATTTTTGATCCATCCCAGGAAGAAGGGGAACATGAGATTTGGATTGATGTTTATGAAATTATTAAATTACTGGAAAAACACAAATCGCCCCTCTTACAGCAAGAAGGGCAATCCGATTATATTCGTAAATATGAATTTGTTGACCCAACAGTAGAAGAATATGTTCGTAAAGGTTCAGATATAACCCCACAACCCTCTAATTGA
- a CDS encoding flavodoxin family protein, which translates to MKVTIIHSNGRKENTWEITQMFRYQLSKYQKIEFKEHDLSSEFPYFCTGCHNCFLHGEQTCPHFQKLQPILEDFLSADGVILDSPVYCMDVSGQMKSFLDHLGYMWIAHRPRIANFFAVGMAISTASNGGCSYTNKTMERSFEYLGFRRWYHLGVLKSEIEEEKTRKRVVKAAKKFYQTMLNKDEIHPHLYQQLFFQIMKKKILSADQLSLDRQYWDSKGWLEGMKPWKYE; encoded by the coding sequence ATGAAAGTTACCATTATTCATTCTAACGGGAGAAAAGAGAACACATGGGAGATTACCCAGATGTTCCGGTATCAACTATCAAAATATCAAAAAATAGAATTTAAAGAGCATGATTTATCTTCTGAGTTTCCTTATTTTTGTACAGGTTGTCATAACTGTTTTTTACATGGGGAACAAACCTGTCCCCATTTTCAAAAATTGCAGCCTATTTTAGAGGATTTCCTCTCTGCAGATGGGGTGATTTTAGATAGCCCTGTATATTGCATGGATGTTAGCGGGCAGATGAAGTCTTTTTTAGACCATCTTGGTTATATGTGGATTGCGCACCGTCCACGAATCGCTAATTTCTTTGCGGTTGGAATGGCAATCTCTACAGCAAGCAATGGAGGTTGTAGTTATACAAATAAAACTATGGAGCGCAGTTTCGAATATTTAGGATTCCGGCGTTGGTACCATCTTGGTGTGTTAAAATCGGAAATTGAGGAGGAAAAGACCAGAAAAAGGGTTGTAAAAGCAGCAAAAAAATTTTATCAAACTATGCTAAATAAGGATGAGATTCATCCTCACCTTTATCAACAACTATTCTTCCAAATCATGAAAAAGAAAATTTTATCTGCTGACCAGCTTTCTTTAGACCGGCAATACTGGGATTCAAAAGGGTGGCTAGAAGGGATGAAGCCCTGGAAATACGAATAA
- a CDS encoding YaiI/YqxD family protein has protein sequence MVTIWVDADGCPVVNQTIQIASKYQLDVWLVCDTSHEYHREGARTLVVSKGRDSADFVLVNRICKNDIVITQDYGLAAMCLAKQAVVINQDGMRYNEFNIDSLLLARHTARKIRNSGGRLKGPSKRTEQQNKIFQRELEQLVINQFEI, from the coding sequence ATGGTGACAATTTGGGTGGATGCAGATGGATGTCCGGTTGTAAACCAAACAATTCAGATTGCTTCAAAATATCAATTGGATGTTTGGCTGGTGTGCGATACTTCTCATGAATACCATCGGGAAGGTGCAAGAACTCTGGTAGTGTCTAAGGGGAGAGATAGCGCTGATTTCGTTTTGGTAAACCGTATCTGTAAAAATGATATTGTGATTACCCAAGATTATGGTCTAGCTGCCATGTGCTTGGCAAAACAGGCAGTTGTAATCAATCAGGATGGAATGCGATACAATGAATTTAACATTGACAGTTTATTGTTAGCACGGCATACAGCAAGAAAAATCCGAAATAGCGGCGGTAGGTTAAAAGGGCCTTCTAAACGGACAGAGCAACAAAATAAGATTTTTCAGAGAGAATTAGAACAGTTAGTAATAAATCAATTTGAAATATAG
- a CDS encoding TIR domain-containing protein, which translates to MEILKCKMCGGDIQVEGNQGFGTCEYCGTTMTLPKIDSEQQANQFNRGNHFRRNGEFDRAYQVYERIIEQNPTNAEAHWCLALSRYGIEYVEDPTSHERIPTFHRMSYDLIMNDADYQAALQYSEGITRSLYEKEGNRIAEIQKGMLAISQQEDPYDVFICYKETDEKGERTQDSVIAQDIYYQLVNEGYKVFFSRITLEGKLGQKYEPYIFAALNSAKTMLVVGTKPEYYNAVWVKNEWGRYLQLMKKDKNRLLIPCYRDMDPYDLPEELSYFQSQNMGKIGFIQDLIHGIKKILSDKQEPVQATVQQAVSVQNTVNDQLRNIVALGFMDLEQGKNESAEQTFRDALKMDMKCAEAYLGLYIVTHSKGHKNLQGELNSYASKMKRYAPQMTEFEKELFQDEMQLKIVQSYLYMKDNDRIKTILQIQPDILESRIYEPTAHYPLLTWAILEKDVEMVAVLLENGANPNGERICTTDYAEVHISPLGDAIWNEPNVEIVRLLLQYGADANGYRVYQKDNEYAVYSLLSDAIWNAHNIEMVQLLLQHGANPNFMYQSHNEDGTVDECTMLSDAIIYTQDMNMVRLLLEYGASMDTEITIEKRKKPIRRFPFRRLIKTTIFPDFLKQLKTVGWKEGWF; encoded by the coding sequence ATGGAGATTTTAAAATGTAAAATGTGTGGAGGAGATATCCAAGTAGAAGGAAACCAAGGATTTGGAACCTGTGAATACTGTGGAACCACCATGACTTTACCAAAAATAGATAGCGAACAACAGGCCAACCAGTTTAATCGCGGAAATCATTTTAGAAGGAATGGAGAATTCGATCGTGCCTACCAAGTATATGAACGTATCATAGAGCAGAATCCTACTAATGCGGAAGCTCATTGGTGCTTAGCATTGAGCAGATATGGGATTGAATATGTAGAAGACCCAACCAGCCATGAGAGAATACCAACTTTTCACAGAATGAGCTATGACCTGATCATGAATGATGCTGATTATCAGGCGGCATTACAGTATTCAGAAGGGATAACCCGTTCGTTATATGAAAAAGAAGGGAATCGGATAGCGGAAATCCAGAAAGGGATGCTGGCGATATCACAGCAGGAAGATCCATATGATGTATTTATTTGTTATAAAGAAACGGATGAGAAAGGAGAAAGGACGCAGGACAGTGTGATAGCCCAGGATATCTACTACCAATTGGTAAATGAAGGATATAAAGTGTTTTTCTCACGGATTACATTAGAAGGAAAATTGGGACAAAAATATGAGCCCTATATTTTTGCAGCATTAAACAGTGCAAAAACAATGCTGGTAGTGGGAACAAAGCCAGAGTATTATAATGCAGTATGGGTAAAAAATGAATGGGGTAGATACCTACAATTGATGAAAAAAGATAAAAATCGGTTATTAATTCCATGCTATCGAGATATGGATCCATATGACTTGCCAGAGGAACTATCTTATTTCCAAAGCCAGAATATGGGGAAAATAGGATTTATACAAGATTTAATTCATGGGATAAAAAAGATATTATCCGACAAACAGGAACCTGTCCAAGCAACAGTACAGCAGGCTGTATCTGTCCAGAATACGGTGAATGACCAATTGCGAAATATTGTGGCATTGGGTTTCATGGATTTAGAACAGGGGAAAAATGAGTCCGCAGAACAAACTTTTCGAGACGCATTGAAAATGGATATGAAATGTGCTGAAGCATATTTGGGATTATATATTGTAACCCATAGCAAAGGGCATAAAAATTTGCAAGGAGAGTTAAACTCATATGCATCCAAAATGAAACGGTATGCTCCACAAATGACAGAATTTGAAAAAGAACTGTTTCAAGATGAAATGCAGTTGAAAATTGTACAGTCATACCTTTATATGAAGGACAACGATCGTATTAAAACAATTCTACAGATACAACCGGATATTTTAGAATCCAGAATATATGAACCAACAGCCCATTATCCGTTGTTGACCTGGGCCATTTTAGAAAAAGATGTGGAAATGGTGGCCGTCTTATTAGAAAATGGAGCAAATCCAAATGGAGAGAGAATTTGTACAACAGATTATGCCGAAGTACATATTAGCCCGTTAGGGGATGCTATTTGGAATGAACCAAATGTAGAGATTGTAAGGTTGCTATTGCAATATGGAGCGGATGCCAATGGATATAGAGTATATCAAAAAGACAATGAGTATGCTGTATACAGTTTGCTATCCGATGCCATTTGGAATGCACATAATATAGAGATGGTACAGCTATTGCTACAACATGGCGCAAACCCTAATTTTATGTATCAAAGCCACAATGAAGATGGAACAGTGGATGAATGCACCATGTTATCCGATGCCATTATTTATACCCAAGATATGAATATGGTACGACTGTTATTGGAATATGGGGCTTCTATGGATACTGAAATTACAATAGAAAAAAGAAAAAAGCCAATTCGGAGATTCCCATTCCGCCGTTTAATCAAAACTACGATATTTCCTGACTTTTTAAAGCAGTTGAAAACTGTTGGTTGGAAAGAGGGATGGTTTTAA
- a CDS encoding DUF2798 domain-containing protein, giving the protein MPKTKFQSVIFTILMAFTMVYGMICYNIALNMGGMSNEVFLKAFHELIIMWPVAFILEFFVVEKLSQKLAFRIVTPGKDRPIFIILAISAMIVCLMCPMMSLVATILFKHPGTELIAVWLETTVFNFPMALCLQIFFVGPFIRLIFRTIFKKQLAQQPCIEP; this is encoded by the coding sequence ATGCCAAAAACAAAATTTCAGTCAGTTATTTTTACCATCCTTATGGCATTCACTATGGTTTATGGAATGATCTGCTATAATATTGCGTTAAATATGGGTGGTATGAGTAATGAAGTCTTTTTAAAGGCATTCCATGAGTTAATTATCATGTGGCCAGTAGCATTTATCTTAGAATTCTTTGTTGTGGAAAAATTATCTCAAAAACTAGCGTTTCGTATTGTTACTCCAGGAAAAGACCGGCCAATTTTTATTATTTTGGCAATTTCCGCTATGATTGTTTGTCTGATGTGTCCTATGATGAGTTTAGTTGCCACTATTCTGTTTAAACATCCTGGAACAGAGCTGATTGCTGTATGGCTGGAAACCACAGTTTTTAATTTTCCAATGGCACTTTGCTTGCAAATCTTTTTTGTTGGGCCTTTTATCCGTTTGATATTCCGAACAATTTTTAAAAAACAGCTTGCACAACAACCTTGTATAGAACCATAA
- a CDS encoding DUF2752 domain-containing protein, with amino-acid sequence MGLSEGCIIKNTTGLACWSCGLTRMFDCIIQLDLLQAFRYNPYFFLWIVIGLLFLIWFTIHSFFFADKPIKIKFHWWYAVLFMISLIAFFILRNTSWYLQYFYF; translated from the coding sequence ATGGGACTATCAGAAGGTTGTATCATAAAAAACACCACTGGATTAGCTTGCTGGTCCTGTGGATTAACCCGTATGTTCGATTGTATCATACAGTTGGATTTATTACAAGCCTTTCGATACAATCCTTACTTTTTCCTATGGATTGTTATAGGGTTATTATTTCTTATTTGGTTTACCATCCATTCTTTTTTCTTTGCAGATAAACCGATTAAAATAAAATTTCACTGGTGGTATGCTGTACTGTTTATGATCAGTTTAATTGCTTTTTTTATTCTCCGAAATACCAGCTGGTATTTACAGTATTTTTACTTTTAG
- a CDS encoding biotin--[acetyl-CoA-carboxylase] ligase, giving the protein MKPFFVGHRTIYLKQVDSTNTYCKQRMDLLENGTVVYTDCQTGGKGTKGRSWEIAPGDAIAFSFVLKNCQPQDLSFLSLICGLAEIVLFQKLSVSDAGIKWPNDIVVHQKKVSGILCESTIEGSSIHVVCGIGINLHQTQNKFEQQQLTYATSLWLETQKNYTMEEILSGYLEEFNQLWKQYQKLGFVEGILPQYQKHCITLGKQVRVLFHQVEKQGKAVAISDTGQLICEIDGKQQYIHHGEASIRGLWGYI; this is encoded by the coding sequence TTGAAACCATTTTTTGTTGGGCACCGCACCATCTATTTAAAGCAAGTGGATTCTACGAATACCTATTGTAAACAGCGAATGGACCTACTAGAAAATGGCACTGTTGTTTATACTGATTGCCAGACTGGCGGAAAAGGTACCAAAGGAAGGTCTTGGGAGATTGCGCCTGGGGACGCAATTGCTTTTTCCTTTGTACTAAAAAATTGCCAACCGCAGGATTTAAGTTTTTTATCTTTGATTTGTGGCTTAGCTGAAATAGTATTATTTCAAAAATTATCTGTTTCAGATGCTGGAATTAAATGGCCAAATGATATTGTTGTTCACCAAAAAAAGGTCTCCGGTATTCTATGTGAAAGTACAATTGAAGGTTCCTCCATTCATGTGGTTTGTGGGATTGGGATTAACTTGCATCAAACGCAAAACAAATTTGAGCAACAACAGCTTACTTATGCTACTAGCTTATGGTTGGAAACCCAAAAAAACTATACCATGGAAGAAATCTTATCCGGTTATCTGGAGGAATTCAACCAATTGTGGAAACAATACCAAAAATTAGGTTTTGTAGAAGGCATCCTACCACAATATCAAAAGCATTGTATTACACTGGGAAAACAGGTCCGGGTATTATTTCACCAAGTAGAAAAACAAGGCAAAGCGGTTGCTATTTCAGATACTGGCCAATTAATTTGTGAAATTGATGGTAAGCAACAATATATCCATCACGGAGAAGCCTCAATTAGAGGGTTGTGGGGTTATATCTGA
- a CDS encoding YfcE family phosphodiesterase translates to MRIIVISDSHGNFKRLHWVIKRHLDSTDLFLHLGDGLQELEDIRCLYPEQKFLAVHGNCDRYSDEKLTRTIDCNGNLIFACHGDIYGVKSNLDKLKAKARMENASIALYGHTHKNFTDYEDGLYIMNPGSITLPRNGLPSYGVIDITKAGIAMHTVEVERF, encoded by the coding sequence ATGAGAATAATCGTCATATCCGATTCTCACGGAAACTTTAAACGGTTACACTGGGTCATAAAGCGCCACCTGGATTCTACTGATTTATTCCTACATCTTGGAGATGGTTTGCAGGAGTTAGAGGATATCCGCTGCCTGTATCCGGAACAAAAATTTCTTGCGGTACATGGCAACTGTGACCGCTATTCCGATGAAAAACTAACCCGTACTATTGACTGTAATGGTAATCTTATATTTGCATGCCATGGGGATATTTATGGTGTAAAATCCAATTTGGACAAATTAAAAGCCAAAGCGCGGATGGAAAATGCCTCTATTGCATTATATGGCCATACCCATAAAAACTTTACAGACTATGAAGACGGCTTATATATTATGAACCCTGGCAGCATAACATTGCCACGGAACGGTTTACCCAGCTACGGCGTTATTGATATTACCAAAGCTGGTATCGCCATGCATACAGTGGAGGTGGAACGGTTTTGA
- a CDS encoding M48 family metallopeptidase, whose product MNYQLIRSKRKTVAIQIKQDGTIQVKAPNRLPLRYIEQFLREKQGWIRQHVYQMSQWMEQKQQFSIQPGDNMLLLGKEYPVQLGDQVCFRENNFYVPKMEFSALQPRLIQLYRELAQQIILPRVEWYAKKMGLSPTSVKISSAKKRWGSCSGTNRINFSWRLVMAPLSAVDYVVVHELCHMIEHNHSANFWKLVSQIVPDYSEQKQQLAELSYRLIQENWGD is encoded by the coding sequence ATGAATTATCAATTGATACGTTCTAAACGAAAAACAGTAGCGATTCAAATCAAACAAGATGGGACGATTCAAGTTAAAGCACCGAATCGTCTTCCCTTGCGGTACATCGAACAGTTTCTTCGGGAAAAGCAAGGATGGATTCGGCAGCATGTTTATCAGATGTCACAATGGATGGAACAGAAACAGCAGTTTTCTATTCAACCGGGGGACAACATGTTGCTGTTGGGAAAAGAGTATCCAGTTCAGTTGGGGGACCAAGTATGTTTTCGAGAAAATAATTTTTATGTCCCCAAAATGGAATTTTCAGCATTGCAGCCAAGATTAATACAGCTTTATCGTGAACTTGCACAACAAATCATTCTTCCACGTGTAGAATGGTATGCAAAAAAAATGGGGCTATCCCCTACTTCAGTGAAAATTAGTTCCGCAAAGAAACGTTGGGGTTCCTGCTCTGGGACAAATCGGATTAACTTTAGCTGGAGGTTGGTAATGGCCCCTTTGTCAGCTGTGGATTATGTGGTGGTACACGAACTTTGCCATATGATAGAACATAACCACTCAGCAAATTTTTGGAAGTTAGTTTCCCAGATTGTTCCGGATTATTCAGAGCAAAAGCAACAGTTAGCAGAACTTTCCTATCGTTTGATACAAGAAAATTGGGGTGATTAA